The Brachionichthys hirsutus isolate HB-005 chromosome 1, CSIRO-AGI_Bhir_v1, whole genome shotgun sequence genome has a window encoding:
- the gldn gene encoding gliomedin, producing the protein MLRSVGDPQKRGGEVVTMWIPTPSMTLPQRVVLYGTCIVALLNSAGLTVLLVQQNLHHARLEQTEIRLTEVEQSSVVEFLQEVPRGAAGMQTEHQYQYTRNKRSDKLEKELLHQLHRQQEQVHEQEVSQEVGEETEKTTKPEPKHKQRHGQNQRKAHVEDDMMTMMTYSMVPIKLLIDICNSTKGVCIAGPPGPPGLPGADAMPGHNGTDGIPGLNGLPGADGKRGKKGPAGDKGDLGENGDRGEPGPPGEAGQPSNDVIIEGPPGPPGPPGPIGPTGPPGPQGPPRTRHHRANLQAAQTLGLLHANPNDGASSLKEAVKRHENPNQNECLIKSLINPRSVAKMDTTYGTWMKDTAQLDSERIWVAEHFSGRVLKEYNSSASFQNSSSDSVDVRKYYYGCGHAVHNGSFYYQIAGTSSIARFNFQTKKLLTLAIENALYHDLAYLFHNSKTYFKLAVDENGLWLIFASSVDESITVAQLDQKTFSITSFINTTYPCSKAGSAFVACGVLYVTDTKDTRVTFAFDLLKGKPVNVTFDLRPPGGVLAMISYSPKDRHLYVWDQKHVRLYVVHFISDE; encoded by the exons ATGTTAAGGTCGGTGGGTGACCCTCAGAAAAGAGGAGGTGAGGTGGTAACCATGTGGATCCCGACCCCCAGCATGACTCTCCCCCAGCGGGTGGTGCTGTATGGGACGTGCATTGTGGCATTGCTGAACTCTGCGGGCCTCACGGTACTCCTGGTCCAGCAGAATCTGCATCATGCCAGACTGGAGCAGACGGAGATCCGGCTGACAGAGGTGGAGCAGAGCTCGGTGGTGGAGTTCCTCCAAGAGGTCCCAAGAGGAGCAGCGGGGATGCAGACGGAACACCAGTACCAGTACACTCGGAATAAGAGAAGCGacaagctggagaaggagctgctgcACCAGCTTCACCGCCAACAGGAGCAGGTCCACGAGCAGGAGGTCAGCCAGGAGGTgggagaggagacggagaagACCACGAAACCGGAACCGAAGCACAAGCAGCGGCACGGCCAGAATCAGCGCAAGGCGCACGTCGAGGATGacatgatgacgatgatgacttACTCCATGGTTCCG ATCAAACTGCTGATCGACATTTGCAACAGCACAAAGGGAGTCTGCATCGCTG GACCCCCAGGACCACCTG GTCTCCCTGGTGCGGATGCTATGCCCGGCCACAATGGCACTGATGGCATCCCAGGACTGAATGGACTCCCTGGGGCAGAtgggaaaagaggaaagaaag GGCCAGCAGGCGACAAAGGCGACCTGGGTGAGAACGGGGATCGAGGAGAGCCTGGTCCACCCGGAGAGGCGGGACAGCCGTCCAATGACGTCATCATTGAGG gtcctcctggtcctccagGACCCCCCGGGCCCATTGGGCCTACTGGACCACCTGGCCCTCAGGGGCCTCCCAGAACAAGGCACCACAGGGCCAACCTTCAGGCAGCGCAGACACTGG GGCTGCTGCATGCAAATCCAAACGATGGAGCCTCATCTTTAAAGGAGGCGGTGAAGCGGCACGAGAACCCAAATCAGAACG AGTGCTTGATCAAGTCTCTCATCAACCCCAGGAGCGTGGCAAAGATGGACACAACGTACGGAACTTGGATGAAGGACACCGCTCAGTTGGACAGTGAGAGGATATGGGTGGCAGAACACTTTTCTG gtcGTGTTCTGAAGGAGTACAACAGCAGCGCCTCCttccagaacagcagcagcgacagcgTGGATGTGAGGAAGTACTACTACGGCTGCGGCCACGCGGTTCACAACGGCTCCTTTTACTACCAGATTGCCGGTACTTCCAGCATCGCGAG ATTTAACTTTCAAACCAAGAAGCTTCTCACGCTCGCCATCGAGAACGCTTTGTACCACGACCTCGCCTACTTGTTCCACAACTCGAAGACTTACTTCAAGCTGGCGGTGGACGAGAACGGCCTGTGGCTGATCTTTGCCTCCAGTGTAGACGAGAGCATCACCGTTGCCCAGCTGGACCAGAAGACCTTCTCCATCACCTCCTTCATTAACACCACGTACCCTTGCTCCAAGGCGGGCAGCGCCTTCGTTGCCTGTGGCGTCCTGTACGTCACGGACACCAAAGACACCAGGGTCACCTTTGCTTTTGACCTGTTGAAGGGGAAGCCAGTgaatgtgacctttgacctgaggcCTCCTGGTGGAGTGCTGGCTATGATCTCCTACAGCCCGAAGGACAGACACCTGTATGTGTGGGATCAAAAACACGTCAGGCTGTATGTCGTTCACTTCATCTCTGACGAGTGA